The window CAAAACGAGTTCGCACGGGGCTCACACGCAGCGATATTCTCGACCGGTATATTGAACGCGTCAAACAGATGTTGGTCAAGTTCCAGCCGTTCCTCTCGCGCAAGCGGGGGAACGCGTCTTTGGAAGACTTCGACGAGGCCGCCGAGGATTTGATCGGGCAGGTTTTCGGCGCCGCCTCGGAAGAAGCCGAAGCCTACTTCTATGCGAAGAGCGGGGAGTCGATCATGCTCCCGGAAGAGGCCCAGGAGAGCGGCATGCACGATGTGGAACGGGAAACGCTTCAGCAGCGCCGCCAGGTGCTCGCCAGTTGCCTGGCCGATCTGGAGTTGCGCCGCCGGGTGCAGGCCACGCGGGAAAGCAGCCGTAACGGGAAGAAGCGATCAAGCGCCACGGTGGAGGCCTATATGTCGCACGATGTGCGGAGTATCCATCGCGCGGCGACGGTGAAGGAGGCTGGGAAGCTGCTGCTGAAGCATAAAGTAG of the Nitrospira sp. genome contains:
- a CDS encoding CBS domain-containing protein, producing MAKRVRTGLTRSDILDRYIERVKQMLVKFQPFLSRKRGNASLEDFDEAAEDLIGQVFGAASEEAEAYFYAKSGESIMLPEEAQESGMHDVERETLQQRRQVLASCLADLELRRRVQATRESSRNGKKRSSATVEAYMSHDVRSIHRAATVKEAGKLLLKHKVGSLMVDDGSRYIGIITDGDLSRKVVAKGLDPNTTTVSACMSKSFVTIEEDEPLSEAMALMKKQGIRHLPVTADGSVIGVLSVSDLVRAFSDQETA